A stretch of Brassica rapa cultivar Chiifu-401-42 chromosome A08, CAAS_Brap_v3.01, whole genome shotgun sequence DNA encodes these proteins:
- the LOC103834708 gene encoding venom phosphodiesterase 2, with translation MAKTKHVMYLKLSLTLLILVHVLATTNGLDSPSSKTGRPWPFKKLNKPVVLMISCDGFRFGYQFKTDTPNIDLLISEGTEAKSGLIPVFPTMTFPNHYSIATGLYPAYHGIIMNSFTDPVTGDKFNKGLDPKWWLGEPLWVTAANQGRKAVTYFWPGSEVPKDSWTCPKELCPHYNSSVTFEERVDNVLSYFDLPQSDIPDFLMLYFDQPDKEGHEYGPDDPRVTAAVGRVDKMIGRVIQGLKKREIFDEVNVILLGDHGMVTNCDMKTIYIDDLAEWVKIPADWINAYSPVLAMNPKWGKDVKNPSEKNAELVAKMNEGLSSGKVENGEFLQVYLKEKLPKRLHYSESSRIPPIVGMVGEGLIVRQNRTGVHECYGDHGYDNKYFSMRSIFIGHGPRFRQGKKVPSFENVQIYNVVAEILGLRPASNNGSSLFTRSILSSSGETGEVD, from the coding sequence ATGGCAAAAACCAAACATGTTATGTATCTCAAACTATCTCTCACCCTTCTCATTTTAGTTCATGTTCTTGCCACGACCAACGGTTTGGATTCTCCTTCGTCCAAAACCGGGCGTCCCTGGCCCTTCAAGAAACTCAACAAACCGGTGGTTTTAATGATTTCTTGCGACGGTTTCCGTTTCGGTTACCAATTCAAAACCGATACACCAAACATCGACCTACTCATATCCGAAGGAACCGAAGCCAAATCCGGTTTAATCCCGGTTTTCCCCACCATGACATTCCCAAACCACTACTCCATCGCAACCGGACTCTACCCGGCTTACCACGGTATAATCATGAACTCCTTTACCGATCCAGTAACCGGAGATAAGTTCAACAAAGGCCTAGACCCAAAATGGTGGTTAGGTGAACCGTTGTGGGTAACAGCAGCAAACCAAGGTCGCAAGGCTGTCACTTACTTCTGGCCTGGCTCTGAAGTCCCCAAAGATTCTTGGACTTGTCCTAAAGAGTTGTGTCCTCATTACAACTCTTCGGTTACTTTTGAAGAACGGGTCGATAATGTCTTGAGCTACTTCGATCTTCCACAGAGCGATATACCGGACTTCTTGATGCTGTATTTCGACCAACCGGACAAGGAAGGCCATGAGTATGGTCCTGATGATCCTCGTGTTACCGCTGCGGTCGGGCGGGTCGATAAAATGATCGGTAGGGTCATACAAGGGCTCAAGAAGAGGGAGATCTTCGATGAGGTTAATGTGATATTGCTTGGCGATCACGGAATGGTGACAAACTGTGACATGAAAACAATTTACATTGATGATTTAGCAGAGTGGGTCAAGATACCAGCGGATTGGATCAATGCGTATAGCCCCGTGCTGGCGATGAACCCTAAGTGGGGTAAAGATGTCAAGAATCCAAGCGAGAAGAACGCAGAACTCGTGGCTAAGATGAACGAGGGTTTAAGCTCAGGGAAAGTAGAGAACGGCGAGTTTTTGCAGGTTTACTTGAAGGAGAAGTTACCTAAAAGGCTGCACTATTCAGAGAGTTCTCGGATTCCGCCGATTGTAGGAATGGTCGGAGAAGGTCTAATTGTTAGACAGAACAGAACAGGTGTTCATGAATGTTATGGAGATCATGGATACGACAACAAGTACTTCTCCATGAGATCTATCTTTATTGGACATGGTCCTAGGTTTAGGCAAGGAAAGAAAGTGCCGTCCTTCGAAAATGTTCAGATCTATAATGTTGTTGCGGAGATTCTTGGACTCAGGCCGGCTTCCAACAATGGTTCTTCTTTGTTCACTAGGAGCATTCTCTCGTCCTCTGGAGAAACAGGGGAAGTGGATTAA
- the LOC103834709 gene encoding LOW QUALITY PROTEIN: venom phosphodiesterase 2-like (The sequence of the model RefSeq protein was modified relative to this genomic sequence to represent the inferred CDS: substituted 1 base at 1 genomic stop codon) produces the protein MISYATVTAKKPISSCFIFAFLFFSSQNAVVSLNQVSNSQPVARPLKKLDKHVVLLISSDGFRFGYQFKTNLPNIHCLITNGTEAETGLIPVFPTVTYPNHYSIVTGLYPAYHGIINNNFVDPKTGDVFTMASHEPEWWLGEPLWETAVNQGLKAATYIWPGSEVRKGSWDCPKGFCQHYNSSVPDGDDDDRVDTILRYFDLPSSDIPSVITIHFNDPDPQGHQVGPDDSLITEAVVNVDRLIGRFIDGLEKRGVFEDVTMIMVGDHGMVGTCDKKLIVLDDLAPWIKIPSGWVQNYTPLLAIKPPSGHDAKDVVDKMNQGLRSGKVENGKYLKVYLKEDXPKRLHYSDSYRIAPIIGLVDEGYKVEQKKSKGKECGGAHGYDNAFFSMRSIFIGHGPLFSRGRKVASFENVEIYNLICSILGLKAAPNNGSDEFASKVLLPRK, from the coding sequence ATGATCTCCTACGCCACAGTAACAGCTAAAAAGCCCATCTCAAGCTGCTTCATCTTcgccttcctcttcttctcttcccaaAACGCCGTCGTTTCTCTAAACCAAGTCTCAAACTCACAACCCGTGGCTCGCCCACTCAAGAAACTCGACAAGCACGTGGTTCTACTAATCTCCTCAGACGGGTTTCGTTTCGGGTACCAGTTCAAGACCAACCTACCAAACATCCACTGTTTAATAACCAACGGGACAGAAGCCGAAACGGGTTTAATCCCCGTTTTTCCGACAGTAACTTACCCTAACCACTACTCCATCGTCACGGGCCTATACCCTGCGTACCACggcatcatcaacaacaacttCGTGGATCCGAAAACAGGAGACGTTTTCACTATGGCTAGTCACGAGCCGGAGTGGTGGTTAGGCGAGCCGCTTTGGGAAACGGCAGTGAACCAAGGGCTCAAGGCGGCTACTTACATCTGGCCTGGCTCTGAGGTACGCAAGGGCTCTTGGGATTGTCCTAAAGGTTTCTGTCAACACTACAATAGCTCTGTTcctgatggtgatgatgatgatagggTTGATACCATATTGAGATATTTCGATTTGCCTAGTAGTGACATCCCTAGTGTCATAACGATTCATTTTAACGATCCTGATCCTCAAGGTCACCAGGTTGGTCCTGATGATTCTTTGATCACTGAAGCTGTTGTTAACGTCGACCGGTTGATAGGAAGGTTTATCGACGGGTTGGAGAAGAGAGGGGTCTTTGAGGATGTGACTATGATCATGGTTGGTGATCATGGAATGGTTGGAACTTGTGATAAGAAACTCATCGTTCTTGATGACTTGGCTCCTTGGATCAAGATCCCTAGCGGATGGGTTCAGAACTACACTCCGTTGCTAGCGATTAAACCGCCTTCAGGTCACGATGCTAAGGATGTGGTGGATAAGATGAACCAAGGCCTGAGGTCAGGTAAAGTGGAGAACGGGAAGTACTTGAAAGTTTATCTCAAAGAGGACTAACCAAAAAGGCTTCATTACTCAGACAGTTATCGTATCGCACCAATCATAGGACTGGTCGATGAAGGGTACAAGGTTGAGCAGAAGAAGAGTAAAGGCAAGGAATGTGGTGGAGCTCACGGGTATGACAATGCGTTCTTTTCGATGAGAAGTATATTCATTGGGCACGGTCCTTTGTTCTCAAGAGGAAGGAAAGTGGCTTCTTTTGAGAATGTTGAGATATATAATCTGATCTGTTCGATTCTTGGACTTAAGGCTGCTCCTAATAATGGGTCTGATGAGTTTGCTTCAAAGGTTCTCTTGCCACGCAAGTAA